ATTGACTTGTTTTTAACCTGCAGACACATTAAATACAACATAGATTttttaaactcaacaatttgatTGTTTAAATATagtatcatatttttttttctttaaaaaaaaaattgggatGTGAGTTTAATCTCTATGCGTGGCTAATGTAAGAGTTTTtaccttttatttttagtatgtttaattttttttctttgtatgTTTGGAATCCAAGACCCAAGAATTAACTTGTCTATCcatctatttttatatttacttataaaagtaaatataaaaattttaacaaacaACTTATAGGGTGTGGCCGTATTCCACTAACTAGTTAAAGCCAACAACGACAATGAATTTCTCATCAGGATAGGAAGGATGGAATGGATATACATGGAGTCATGGACTCACGAAGACAGAGTGAAACGTTCAAATAAGTAATTGGACAGTCAAATCCAATGAGAATCTCTTGCACTTTGACACTTTGTGCATTCAGATATACATGTATGATTTCATCGGATCCGAAGACACCTGATGTTGATTGTAAAGAGATTTCCGGAGACACAACACACCatagaaaaatttttataattaaaattaataattaaaaattattaaaatatgatgtattgatactttaaaaaaattttcacgcaataatatatgaattaattatggacatatattaaaataaattattaaaatatatattaaaaataaattaaattatatatatttatataaaaaattagaattagtaatttttaatattttttattattatttaatcagTACAAacattaaattatatttaacaaataaaatttattatttttatgtatataaattctaaaaaaatatagatacaAACTGTATTAATTAATATgtacaaaatttttataaatatagatataaattatatattttttgtgtataaaattaaatataaatataaattattattgactaaatactaaccaaaaataataatatttgttcGTTATATAATATTACTcttttatatacaaatacataataataactGATTATGGTGTACTcctttatatacaaatacataataataactGATTTTGGTGTGTTGATAatgtttttatatataaattgatgattatactattttttaaattttttaataatataaaggatattttttattttttattttatcaaataattttattaaaaataaaaaatatataacattttttagattGCCTATGTAGACACTTACGTCACCAAGAAAGAAATGCAGTTTATAAAGCTAGAGTCCAAGTAAAATTATTCAGTACACTAAACCTAAATTATCCATCTCCAAGGAAACAAAAATGGCTTCCCAAACACCACAGCTCCATTTCGTTCTGTTTCCATTAATGGCACAAGGCCACTTGATTCCGATGATGGACTTAGCAAAGTTATTACTTCAGCGCAATAACAATATTATTGTCACGGTTGTCACAACCCCGAAAAACGCAGCAAGATTCACATCAACCTTCGCTCGCTACATTGATTCCGGTTACCAGATTCGACAAATCCAGCTTCAGTTTCCATATCAAGAAGCCGGCTTGCCAGAAGGATGTGAGAATCTTGACATGCTTCATTCACTTGGCAACGCTTTCAGCTTTTTCAACGCAGCAAGTCTTCTAAGGGAACCGGTGGAGAAGATCTTCGAAGAGTTGTCGCCGCCGGCAAGCTGCATAGTCTCCGATATGAGTCTGCCGTACACGATCCACGTCGCTAAGAAATTCAAGATTCCAAGGGTTTCTTTCGCTGGAGTTAGTTGCTTCTGTTTAATGTGTTATGATGCTTTGCATACAAGTAATGTGAGGAATAGTGTTCAGGATGAAACAGAGTACTTCGTTATACCAGGTTTACCGGACGAAATTGAAGTCACTAAATCGCAGGTACCGGCACAGGTGGACGAGAATTGGAGCAGGTTTGGTGAAGAGATTTATGCAGCTGAAAGTGATTCTTATGGAGTAATCATGAATTCGTTTCAAGAATTGGAGCCTGAGTATGAAAGAATGTACAAGAAGGTTAGAAAGGATAAAGTGTGGTGTGTTGGTCCGGTGTCACTGATCAACAAGGATCAGTTGGAGAAGGTTCAAAGAGGAAACAGTGTTTCAGTTGAAGAGTGGAAGCATCAAAATTGGCTTGATTCTCAAAAGCCAAAGAGTGTGATTTATGTCTGCCTTGGAAGCTTAAGTAATGTAACTGCAATTCAGTTGATTGAGATTGGTTTAGCCTTAGAAGAATCTAGAAGACCCTtcatttgggtaattagagaaGGGAATCAATTAGAGGCGCTAGAAAAGTGGATTAAGGAAGATGGTTTTGAAGAAAGAATCAAAAGTAAGAGTGTTATAATTCGAGGTTGGGCTCCTCAGCTACTAATACTGTCACATCCTTCAATTGGAGGGTTCTTGACACACTGTGGCTGGAACTCTACTTTGGAAGCTATATGCGCCGGCATGCCGATGCTGACGTGGCCGTTATTCGCAGACCAGTTTCTGAACGAAAAACTAGTTGTCCAAGTACTAAAAGTTGGAGTGATGGTTGGTGTGAAAAGTCCTACTGCTTGGGTGAAGGAAGAGGTTGGTGAACTGGTTAAGAAAGAAGATATTAAAATAGCAATAGAGGAGTTAATGGATGAGAATAATGGTGAAtgtgaagaaagaagagaaaggaTAAAAAAGTTAGCGGAAATGGCTAAAAGATCTGTAGAAGAAGGTGGATCTTCTCATAGTAACTTGACTGTGTTTATCAAAGAAATTTTGCATAAAAGCGTGGGAGGAATATGATAATATAACTTTCCAAACTAATGGCAAACAATGTAATTGCAAATGTGTGAGAGTTTTTAGTATGCTTAATTTTTGGTGTGTTTGGAATATCAAAATATTTGACTATAGGGCTCTTCAATGTACAATATGCGGTTTGCACTTGGAATCCAATAATGGTCTTGCTTATTAATCCATTTTTAtatgtaatttaaaaataattaatgtgtaaaataatttatgtatgtAGTTAAAACGATAAATCCTTTAATCTCAACTAATTATATTAAGTTCAAATCCTAAATAGTATTTGATTTGATCTTTGATCTGAAGATTATCAAAATCAGGAAATAAAACCATCATAGAGCACTCAACTATAATTGAAGTGGTGATGAGGCGAGAGGTGGTGGGGCAGACTTTACTTTAGGACGTGAAGACAACTCAATCCGCCCTTGTCTTCTTTTCCAATGTGGTTGTCTTAATCCAAATGGTTGGACACATTACAAAGGATGAAAATGAAAGCTCACATTACATGATACATACAAGCCAAACTTTGGGAAGGAAGGGATGATAGTAAGAGTTGTTCATCAATTGGAAAGTTGAAGAAGGGACGGCAAAAGCTGAATAAGCTTATGCAGAAGTATACTGATGTTCTGCAAGTGTGTTATCTcagcttctttttttttttttttgcagctGATATGCCTTAATCCTCATCAAATCAAAAGGTTGATAGGTCCAATTTCCTCAATCAGCTCATTGGAATACAAATAATAAACTCGCTGCTGCCACTTATTTCGACAAGCAATTGAAAAATGTTTAAGAGATTGTGTTTATCTCTGGCaaatttgtttatatataatataaataaagtgTGGTGAACAACAAAGCAGATACACATACCAAGAAAGGAATGTTATAGATGTCACACAAGTAAACGAATTAAACCCACCCAAATTCAGTGGACTAAATCCAGTTACGATATCAACCAAAACAAAAATGGATTCCATAACACCACAGCTCCATTTCGTTGTGTTCCATTTAGTGGCACAAGGTCACATGATCCCAGTGATGGACATTGCAAAAAATACTGCTTCAGCAGAATGTTGTTGTCATGGTAGTCACAACCCCACAAAATGCAGCAAGAATCACATAAACCACAAACCTTTGCTCGTTACAATGATTCCGGTTATCAGATTCGATTAATTCAGCATCAATTTCCACATCAAGAGGCTGGTTTGCCAGAAGGGTGTGAGAATTTTGATATGTTACCTTCACTTGGCAATGCCGTTAATTTGTTGAACGCAACAAGCATTTTTGTGGGAACTGGTGGAGAAGCTTTTCGAAGAGTTGGTGCTGCTGCCGAGCTCCATAGTTTCTGATACGTTTTTGCCATATACAATCCACATTGCCAACAAATTCAGCATTCTGGGATTTCTTTTGCCGGAGTAAGCTGATTCTGTCTCGTGTACTCAGTTTCGCACCAATGATGTGAGGGAAAGCATAAAGGATGAATCAGAGTACTTTGTTGTGCCTGGTATATCGGACAAAATTGAAGTAACCAAACCACTGCCATTATCACCAAACAATGAGAAATGGAACAAGTTTAGTGAAGAAAAAAGAACTAACTACTCAATTGTGCCTCCTCAACAAAAATGCTGTGGTCGAAAGAAGTATATGCCACTTTTCCAATCCCTAGGTATCTGCAAGTTTATCTTTTAACAGTAAGAATGCTTTTTTGTATGTtgaaaaataatctaattaaaatGCCTATGTATGTAACTTCAGAAATCAACTTGGAAATTAAAACATTTTCCAACTTAGAACTAACTACTCAATTGAAACAGCTAGTCCAATAACTAAGGCCCAAAGAAAAAGCATTTTCGAACCATGTAAGTCACTTCAGAAATCAACTTGGAAATTAAAACAACTGACCTTATTGCTTGCCATGCATCTAATGAACATTTCCAGAAAAGTTTGTGCCtcatcctttttcttttctctagAAGTGACAGCACTAGAGAGGTTTTAATTGTCTTCCCATTGTAAAATCAAGGGCTTCCCTATTCTGATGATCCACCTTTACAAAGATGATCGATTATGTTTTTGACATCTGCATGATTTTCTCTGATGAAAAAATGATTGAAAAATCTTCTGTGCATTCTTTTACTCTTCCAGAGTTCTATAAACCATGTACAAGTATTTTGTATGTGTACAAATTAGGACAAATATCATCATTAACAATTTGGTTTAATAGTATAATTGCCTTGCCAAGTTGCTGCCTGTCGAATAACGCATGTAACAATATATTGTAAGTTTCAATATTTGGATCCAAATTCTTGAACATATCTTGGAAAAGATTCATGGCTTCATCTAATCTTTTATTCTTGCAATAACCACTAATCAAGATATTGTAACTCCAAACATTTGGAACAAAACTTCTTTCAAAGATGAgacttttaaataatttaattgccTCATCAAGATGCTGGTTTTTGCACAGGAAATCTAAAAGGATATTATAAGTGTTTACATCAGGGAATGGTTGACCGCAATAATGCATTTCATTAACAATCTCCCGTGCAGACGAGATTCTACCAGCTTTGCACAAGCCATCAACTAGATAATTATAAGTTACAATGTTTGGAACTATGTTCTTACGAAACATATCTTTCATCAAATTCCTGGCCTCATCCACTCTGTTAATCTTGCAATAACCTTTAATCAAGATGTTATAACTCCAAACATCAGGCACAACACCCCTTTCAATTACCATATCAAATAAGTTTCTTGCCTCATCAACTTCATTGTTCAAACAATATCCATTCATCAAAATTGTGTAAGTAATAATGTTTGGTTGCTGACCCCTTAGAATCATCACATCGCACAAAACATGGGCTTGTAATAGCATCTCTTCTTTGCATAATGCatcaattattatattaaagGTATACACATCTAGGCTGATGTCTTTAACAACAATCTCATTCAGCAATAATCTAGCTTCTTTCCATTGGCCCACATGACAAAAACCATAAATTAATGAAGTGTAAGTGACAACATCAGGGGAAATTCCTCGATCAAgcatattaaaatacaaatccAGTGCATCATCCAAAAGTCCATCTTTGCACAAACCATCAACAACAATATTGTACATTACAAGATTCGGCCTAACATACTGACCCTCCATTTTCCAAAGCATCTGGAGAGCAAATATTGTTTTTCCAGACTTACACAGCCCATTGATTAAGGTTCCATACATAACTTCATCAAACCAAAATCCTTTTGCAACTATTTTATTATAAAGGTAGAGTGCATCCGAAATCTTACCATTAAGACACAACCCCTTCATTATTGTAGTAAAAGTTACAGCACTTGGCTTAAATCCCCACTTAACAAACTTGCTCATTACCGAGAGTGCAAAACCCATCTGACCTGCATGGCCATAACAATTGATCAAGATGTTCAAAGTAACACTAAATGGTAGGATGCCCTTTGACTCCATCTGGGTATAAAGATAAATAGCCGTGGCATAATACTTCATCTTTACAACCGTTCCCAAGATTTTGGTTAATTCCACAATCGATGGCTGCGGATGCATATCAACCATGCAATTAAATAAAGCTACAGCATCTTCAACAGTATCAAATTTGTAAGCGTCTCGTGATAGAAGCGGCTGTGAATGAAGAAGACATAGCCTTGTACGGTGGGCATATGGCATAAAAGCAAGTAAGTTCGATGATGGCAGAAGAAAGCGATGGAGTTTAGGGATTGCATACCTCGTTGCATACAACATTGTTCTCTTAACATAGAAACTGATGATACTTCACGAAACACAATTCTCCACTCTATGATTATCAGTATTGCCTGAAACCGTTTAGCTACCTTAAGAATGAAGAAGACGAATTAGGATATTTAATACAATACAATAACAATTCATTGATCTCAATAGAAATTAAAAGCTAAGTAGTTGccacaaacaaataaataaaaaataaaaaatgaagaagaCTCAAAATTAGCACCTTAAAGCGAGAACAGCGGAAGCAGAGGCAAAGTGGCGAACACAGCAATGGTGAAATCGAAAGCGAAAGCGAAAGCGGAAGCTGAAACAGAACGCGGAAAAGAGAGAACTGAGAAGAGTTGCAGAATTGAACGGGAGAGGCATGGTATTGTTAGGGTTGTGTTTCACAAttggttttgttttttttttccatttttaatattttataatcactaagtatatattaaaattagttattaatataaaatatatgttagaatataaaatataaattaaaaataaaaatatgttaaattatgtatgtttttatataaaaatatatgataatgaatttattttagtatataaataatatttttaattattttaatattttgtgataaaatatatttttttaaggaaaagTATACGAAATCAAGAAGTTACTAgccaaaaactaaacaaaactatattaatttatattaataattaattttaaattttttaaattttgaacctaattaaaacctataaaaacctttttttttctctcatattAACTTACTcacctccaacaatcacacacacAGACCTTTCCCTCTAATTGTCAGGCCCTCTCTGCCTCCCCAC
This sequence is a window from Arachis stenosperma cultivar V10309 chromosome 10, arast.V10309.gnm1.PFL2, whole genome shotgun sequence. Protein-coding genes within it:
- the LOC130954622 gene encoding UDP-glycosyltransferase 73C6-like, which produces MASQTPQLHFVLFPLMAQGHLIPMMDLAKLLLQRNNNIIVTVVTTPKNAARFTSTFARYIDSGYQIRQIQLQFPYQEAGLPEGCENLDMLHSLGNAFSFFNAASLLREPVEKIFEELSPPASCIVSDMSLPYTIHVAKKFKIPRVSFAGVSCFCLMCYDALHTSNVRNSVQDETEYFVIPGLPDEIEVTKSQVPAQVDENWSRFGEEIYAAESDSYGVIMNSFQELEPEYERMYKKVRKDKVWCVGPVSLINKDQLEKVQRGNSVSVEEWKHQNWLDSQKPKSVIYVCLGSLSNVTAIQLIEIGLALEESRRPFIWVIREGNQLEALEKWIKEDGFEERIKSKSVIIRGWAPQLLILSHPSIGGFLTHCGWNSTLEAICAGMPMLTWPLFADQFLNEKLVVQVLKVGVMVGVKSPTAWVKEEVGELVKKEDIKIAIEELMDENNGECEERRERIKKLAEMAKRSVEEGGSSHSNLTVFIKEILHKSVGGI
- the LOC130955629 gene encoding putative pentatricopeptide repeat-containing protein At1g12700, mitochondrial isoform X3, giving the protein MVDMHPQPSIVELTKILGTVVKMKYYATAIYLYTQMESKGILPFSVTLNILINCYGHAGQMGFALSVMSKFVKWGFKPSAVTFTTIMKGLCLNGKISDALYLYNKIVAKGFWFDEVMYGTLINGLCKSGKTIFALQMLWKMEGQYVRPNLVMYNIVVDGLCKDGLLDDALDLYFNMLDRGISPDVVTYTSLIYGFCHVGQWKEARLLLNEIVVKDISLDVYTFNIIIDALCKEEMLLQAHVLCDVMILRGQQPNIITYTILMNGYCLNNEVDEARNLFDMVIERGVVPDVWSYNILIKGYCKINRVDEARNLMKDMFRKNIVPNIVTYNYLVDGLCKAGRISSAREIVNEMHYCGQPFPDVNTYNILLDFLCKNQHLDEAIKLFKSLIFERSFVPNVWSYNILISGYCKNKRLDEAMNLFQDMFKNLDPNIETYNILLHALFDRQQLGKAIILLNQIVNDDICPNLYTYKILVHGL
- the LOC130955629 gene encoding putative pentatricopeptide repeat-containing protein At1g12700, mitochondrial isoform X1, with the protein product MLYATRYAIPKLHRFLLPSSNLLAFMPYAHRTRLCLLHSQPLLSRDAYKFDTVEDAVALFNCMVDMHPQPSIVELTKILGTVVKMKYYATAIYLYTQMESKGILPFSVTLNILINCYGHAGQMGFALSVMSKFVKWGFKPSAVTFTTIMKGLCLNGKISDALYLYNKIVAKGFWFDEVMYGTLINGLCKSGKTIFALQMLWKMEGQYVRPNLVMYNIVVDGLCKDGLLDDALDLYFNMLDRGISPDVVTYTSLIYGFCHVGQWKEARLLLNEIVVKDISLDVYTFNIIIDALCKEEMLLQAHVLCDVMILRGQQPNIITYTILMNGYCLNNEVDEARNLFDMVIERGVVPDVWSYNILIKGYCKINRVDEARNLMKDMFRKNIVPNIVTYNYLVDGLCKAGRISSAREIVNEMHYCGQPFPDVNTYNILLDFLCKNQHLDEAIKLFKSLIFERSFVPNVWSYNILISGYCKNKRLDEAMNLFQDMFKNLDPNIETYNILLHALFDRQQLGKAIILLNQIVNDDICPNLYTYKILVHGL
- the LOC130955629 gene encoding putative pentatricopeptide repeat-containing protein At1g12700, mitochondrial isoform X2, giving the protein MLYATRLCLLHSQPLLSRDAYKFDTVEDAVALFNCMVDMHPQPSIVELTKILGTVVKMKYYATAIYLYTQMESKGILPFSVTLNILINCYGHAGQMGFALSVMSKFVKWGFKPSAVTFTTIMKGLCLNGKISDALYLYNKIVAKGFWFDEVMYGTLINGLCKSGKTIFALQMLWKMEGQYVRPNLVMYNIVVDGLCKDGLLDDALDLYFNMLDRGISPDVVTYTSLIYGFCHVGQWKEARLLLNEIVVKDISLDVYTFNIIIDALCKEEMLLQAHVLCDVMILRGQQPNIITYTILMNGYCLNNEVDEARNLFDMVIERGVVPDVWSYNILIKGYCKINRVDEARNLMKDMFRKNIVPNIVTYNYLVDGLCKAGRISSAREIVNEMHYCGQPFPDVNTYNILLDFLCKNQHLDEAIKLFKSLIFERSFVPNVWSYNILISGYCKNKRLDEAMNLFQDMFKNLDPNIETYNILLHALFDRQQLGKAIILLNQIVNDDICPNLYTYKILVHGL